In the Dictyostelium discoideum AX4 chromosome 6 chromosome, whole genome shotgun sequence genome, gtaaataaaatatttatattttttcttttttcatttaaaataatattattttatattaatttaaattatctttttttttttttttttttttttttttttttccaaaaaactATAGAATCGATTACTAGTTTtacatttaatattaaaaataataataataataataaaataaataatataaatgttaaaaataatttttcaaataatataatatcaGAATCTTCAACATTGGTACATTTTAAACTATGGAGAGGTGGTACATGGCTTGATATTGCAATGGATGATAGAGTTTCCATATATACActttgttaaatttttaataataatattattatatatattttttttgtataataacaaattaatttatttattattccaATCCTCCATCCAATTcctttatttattcaaaattataaaaaaaaaaaaaaaaaataataaaattctataaataatttaaaaaaattaattaatttattttttgttttttatttgaaacaaCTTTTTCTAAAACTTTTGAAGagatatttgaatttaaagaatctTCATGAGAAGATCTTTGTTTAAAGGTACGAACAACcttttctttaattggtTTACCTTTTGATTCATGTTTTTGATTGACATGTTTTGAAAGTTCAACTTGTTCGAGAAGAATGAGATTTTGTTTACGAACTTGGTTAATCTCTAATCTCAATTTCTTATCACGTTCCATTCTTTGTGAGACTAATTTATCTTGTAAATGATgccatttaaattttggtaAATATCTAAGATTCCAAAGACAATCTTTATGAATATCTCTTGCTTTACCACCCATTGGtatattgtttaatattGTTGCTATCTTTCTTGCTAATGCTTTATCTTCGAATTCAATCCATCCCTCTTTAAACATATCATTTCTGTGATTCTTTCTTTCAACATTTGCACGAACTAAATGCATTCTAGTAACTTTACCATATTTAGCTAGtagttgtttta is a window encoding:
- the esf2 gene encoding RNA-binding region RNP-1 domain-containing protein, which encodes MAQKRKNDKIETSKKEEIDPRFVNKFEDLEENDFKDDDEDDFINDVNEGEEEEEEEDNEDNIEFNQEEDDEDEDDEENKDNKNKIKKVIKIKPMDIEKMKKLKEQNENKGIIYLSTIPSRMKPAKLKQLLAKYGKVTRMHLVRANVERKNHRNDMFKEGWIEFEDKALARKIATILNNIPMGGKARDIHKDCLWNLRYLPKFKWHHLQDKLVSQRMERDKKLRLEINQVRKQNLILLEQVELSKHVNQKHESKGKPIKEKVVRTFKQRSSHEDSLNSNISSKVLEKVVSNKKQKIN